The DNA sequence CTGCTATTTTAATCAATCGGGTTGTAAAGAACCTCAGTATTGAAGTGAGTAATTTCTTTAACGCTATTGGTAGTTATTCGGTTTGCAGTAAACAAGCTTTCAGTAAAGCCCGCAAAAAGTTGAAGTATACTGCCTTTATAGCCCTGAATGGTAAGTATGTACAGGGATTTTATCAAACATCTTTGGTCAGCCTCTATCAAAACACTTATTATGTTTTTGCTGTGGATGGAAGTCTATGCCAACTTCCAACCTCACCGGCTATAGTAAAACATTTTGGCCTTTGGAAGAATCATACTGATACAGGTATGCCCATGGGTAGGTCTTGTGTAGTATATGATGTACTCAATCATGTAGTAATTCAAGGAGCATTAGCGAGTAATTCAGAAAGTGAGCAAGACTTATTTCGAGGCATTTATCACCAAATTTCTGAGTGCCTGCCTCAGCTCAGTCCCAAAGTTATTTGGCTTATGGATAGAGCTTATCCATCTTATGACCTATGTAAAACCATAGACATAAACGGTGGTACTTTCCTGATTCGTTGCAAGCGAAATTTTTGTAAAGAGGTAGCGCAATTTGCAGCTTCTGATAAACTAGAAGATCGGGTGATTTTATCAGCAAAGGTTTGGTACACAAAAAAAGGTGTGAAAAAAGAAAGCATACATACTCAACCTTTAGCCATAAGAGTTGTAAAAATTCCACTTCCTGGAGGTGAAATAGAATATTTGATGACCAATCTTGAGCTACCTGCCACAGAGCTTAAAATACTTTATGGTATGCGCTGGGGAATAGAAACTTATTATGATTACTTAAAGCATACCCTAGAATTGGAAAACTTTTCCAGCAAGACTGCAGAAGGCATATTGCAAGATTATCATGCCAGTTTACTTACCAGTAATTTAATCCAACTATTAATTACAGAAGCACAGCAAGAACTTGATGCACTAAAAGGAAAAAAAGGTAATAAATATCACTATCAAATAAACAAGGTAGCAGCTACAGGTATATTAAGGGGAGAACTGATTAAGCTATTGTTTACTCAAAAA is a window from the Chondrinema litorale genome containing:
- a CDS encoding IS4 family transposase, whose protein sequence is MCYFFFELLKSELFSVDFQKQHSMKSQDFIRKRLLGFSQIAAILINRVVKNLSIEVSNFFNAIGSYSVCSKQAFSKARKKLKYTAFIALNGKYVQGFYQTSLVSLYQNTYYVFAVDGSLCQLPTSPAIVKHFGLWKNHTDTGMPMGRSCVVYDVLNHVVIQGALASNSESEQDLFRGIYHQISECLPQLSPKVIWLMDRAYPSYDLCKTIDINGGTFLIRCKRNFCKEVAQFAASDKLEDRVILSAKVWYTKKGVKKESIHTQPLAIRVVKIPLPGGEIEYLMTNLELPATELKILYGMRWGIETYYDYLKHTLELENFSSKTAEGILQDYHASLLTSNLIQLLITEAQQELDALKGKKGNKYHYQINKVAATGILRGELIKLLFTQKDIAYRLSQLKEQIKRNKNAVVPNRSFKRHKFKRSRRKFHPNKKKAL